Proteins found in one Carassius auratus strain Wakin unplaced genomic scaffold, ASM336829v1 scaf_tig00024341, whole genome shotgun sequence genomic segment:
- the LOC113078131 gene encoding methionine--tRNA ligase, mitochondrial-like yields the protein MSSRFLIFTRFRATVSLSSHALRGSLPRVYSFLHRRASQSSKPYYITTPVFYVNAPPHIGHVHSAVTADCLHRYKLLKGYTSRFATGTDEHGLKIQQAASNAGKEPLSFCTEISENFKHVFQRCGISYTDYIRTTEQRHRRAVEDFWTVLHSQGFLYKGTYEGWYSTPDESFLTAAQVTDSTDAEGRMVKVSSESGHKVEWMKEDNYMFRLSEFRTELLRWLRSNPKVIQPVKFQDLVLQWLEDDIPDLSVSRQKSRLRWGIPVPGDPEQTIYVWLDALVNYLTVVGYPESHAHWWTAVRHVVGKDILKFHAVYWPAFLMAAGLPLPQTIYVHSHWTVEGRKMSKSLGNVINPSDAVEKFGVDALRYFLLRQGVPDSDCDYYDDKVVKMCNSELADALGGLLNRCTAPSLNPSQVYPRFSHACFPKEQLCGKAVSEDYRMVEAVSTLPGLIEQHFENLNIYKALEAISACVRLTNGFVQRHAPWKLDRREDREWLDTILHVSLECLRVYGILLQPVVPGLADKILSRLGVAFEERSWDCLNFLKRYEGGDCGLEGRALGPDLGVLFSRLERSPVKKKTTPKMETTQDEGKS from the exons ATGAGCTCTCGGTTTCTTATTTTCACTCGTTTCAGAGCAACGGTAAGTTTATCCAGTCACGCTCTCCGCGGAAGTCTTCCGCGCGTCTACAGCTTCCTTCACCGTCGGGCTTCGCAATCCTCGAAACCATATTACATCACGACTCCCGTCTTCTACGTGAACGCGCCTCCGCACATCGGTCACGTGCACTCCGCGGTCACTGCGGACTGCCTGCACAGATACAAACTCTTAAAGGGATACACCTCCAGATTTGCAACAG GTACAGATGAACATGGTCTCAAGATCCAGCAGGCAGCTAGTAATGCTGGGAAAGAGCCTCTGAGCTTCTGCACCGAGATATCAGAGAATTTCAAGCATGTTTTCCAAAGATGTGGCATTTCATACACTGACTACATCCGAACAACAGAGCAGAGGCACAGACGGGCCGTCGAAGACTTCTGGACGGTCCTCCACAGCCAGGGCTTCCTCTATAAAGGCACGTATGAAGGCTGGTACTCCACTCCAGATGAGAGTTTTCTCACAGCAGCTCAGGTCACGGACAGCACAGACGCAGAGGGACGAATGGTTAAAGTCTCCAGCGAGAGCGGACACAAG GTGGAGTGGATGAAGGAGGACAATTACATGTTTCGTCTATCAGAGTTTCGCACCGAGTTGCTTCGCTGGCTTCGATCGAACCCGAAGGTGATCCAGCCGGTGAAGTTTCAGGACTTGGTTCTCCAGTGGCTGGAGGACGATATCCCAGATCTGTCAGTGTCCCGACAGAAGAGCCGGCTCCGGTGGGGAATCCCAGTCCCGGGAGATCCCGAACAAACCATCTACGTGTGGCTGGACGCTCTGGTGAACTACCTGACGGTGGTGGGGTACCCCGAGAGTCACGCTCACTGGTGGACGGCGGTGCGTCACGTCGTGGGAAAAGACATCCTCAAGTTCCACGCGGTTTACTGGCCGGCGTTCCTCATGGCCGCGGGCTTGCCTCTTCCTCAGACGATATACGTTCACTCGCACTGGACGGTGGAGGGACGGAAGATGTCCAAGAGTCTCGGAAACGTGATCAACCCGTCGGACGCCGTCGAGAAGTTCGGTGTGGATGCTTTGAGATACTTTCTTCTCAGGCAAGGCGTTCCGGATTCGGACTGTGACTATTACGACGATAAAGTGGTGAAGATGTGCAACAGCGAGTTAGCGGATGCGTTAGGAGGACTATTAAACCGTTGCACCGCACCCTCGCTCAACCCCTCACAGGTGTATCCTCGCTTCTCCCACGCTTGCTTCCCAAAGGAACAGCTTTGTGGAAAAGCCGTTTCGGAGGATTACAGAATGGTGGAGGCCGTTTCAACGCTTCCAGGTTTAATAGAGCAGCACTTTGAGAATCTAAACATCTATAAAGCACTGGAGGCCATTAGTGCATGCGTGCGGCTCACGAACGGCTTCGTCCAAAGACACGCTCCGTGGAAGCTGGACCGGAGGGAAGACCGGGAATGGCTTGACACCATCCTTCACGTGTCTTTAGAGTGCCTCAGGGTGTATGGGATACTCCTGCAACCTGTGGTGCCAGGGCTTGCCGATAAAATATTATCTAGGTTGGGAGTCGCGTTTGAAGAGAGGAGCTGGGATTGTCTTAACTTCCTGAAGAGATATGAAGGAGGAGACTGTGGGCTGGAAGGAAGAGCGCTGGGTCCTGATTTGGGAGTGTTGTTTAGTCGTCTAGAGAGGAGCCCGGTGAAAAAGAAGACGACTCCCAAAATGGAAACAACACAGGACGAAGGAAAATCTTAG
- the LOC113078126 gene encoding heat shock 70 kDa protein 4-like, with amino-acid sequence MSVVGFDVGFLSCYVAVARGGGIETADNEYSDRATPSCVSFGPRNRSIGAAAKSQVVTNCKNTVQGFKRFHGRAFSDPFVQNLKSSLVYELSQMPSGTTGIKVMYLEEEKVFSIEQITAMLLTKLKETAESALRKPVADCVISVPCFYTDAERRSVIDAAQIAGLNCLRLMNETTAVALAYGIYKQDLPAPEEKPRIVVFVDIGHSSYQVSVCAFNKGKLKILATAFDPEMGGKDFDERLVRHFCEEFAVKYKLDVKSKPRALVRLYQECEKLKKLMSANSSDLPLNIECFMNDIDVSSKLNRAQFEEMCADVLARVEPPLRSLLEQAHLKKDDIHAVEIVGGASRMPAIKERINKFFGKEPSTTLNADEAVARGCALQCAILSPAFKVREFSVTDVVPFPISLKWNSAAEDGVSDCEVFPKNHASPFSKVLTFYRREPFSLEAYYNCPKELPYPDPTIGQYVIQKVIPQASGESSKVKVKVRVNLHGIFSVSSASLVEVQKSEEQEESMDTEQSTEKENESKMQVDPDEQKTPATGEQENGEKKAGTEEMETSVEEGKQEKKSDQPPQAKKAKVKTKVLDLPIENNPQWQLANDMLNLFVESEGKMIMQDKLEKERNDAKNYVEEYVYEMRDKLHGIFEKFVDESDRDALSLKLEDTEVWLYEDGEDQPKQVYIDKLVDLKSLGQPIQDRYTEFEERPKAFDELGRQLQQYMKIVEAYKTKEEQYDHLEEAEVQKVDRMVNDVMIWMNSKMNQQSKQSLALEPVVKTTEIQAKTRELFSTCNPIVSKPKPKVDLPKEENPSEPNGPVNTQENPEAQSGGTEQATADTAETKPDMDLD; translated from the exons ATGTCAGTGGTGGGCTTTGACGTGGGCTTTTTGAGCTGCTATGTAGCGGTCGCTCGAGGCGGAGGAATCGAGACCGCGGATAATGAGTACAGCGACCGCGCCACACC ATCATGTGTGTCTTTTGGGCCACGAAATCGCTCTATTGGAGCGGCAGCTAAAAGCCAG GTGGTCACCAATTGCAAAAACACTGTCCAAGGATTCAAGCGTTTCCACGGCCGGGCGTTCTCCGATCCGTTTGTCCAGAACCTAAAGTCCAGTCTGGTTTATGAGCTGTCACAGATGCCTTCGGGAACGACGGGAATAAAG GTGATGTACCTGGAGGAGGAGAAGGTGTTCAGCATTGAACAGATCACTGCGATGCTCCTCACCAAACTCAAGGAGACCGCTGAGAGCGCCCTCAGGAAGCCCGTCGCTGATTGTGTCATCTCT GTGCCCTGCTTCTACACCGATGCTGAGAGGAGATCTGTCATCGATGCGGCTCAGATCGCAGGACTCAACTGTCTGAGGCTCATGAATGAAACCACCGCAG TGGCTCTGGCGTACGGGATCTACAAACAGGATCTTCCTGCCCCTGAAGAAAAGCCAAGGATAGTGGTGTTTGTGGATATCGGCCATTCGAGCTACCAGGTGTCTGTGTGTGCCTTTAATAAAGGCAAGCTCAAG ATTCTTGCTACGGCCTTTGACCCTGAAATGGGAGGAAAAGACTTCGACGAGCGGCTGGTCAGACATTTTTGTGAGGAGTTTGCGGTCAAGTACAAGCTGGATGTGAAGTCCAAGCCCCGAGCGTTGGTCCGACTCTATCAGGAGTGTGAGAAGCTGAAGAAGCTGATGAGCGCCAACTCCTCAGACCTGCCCCTGAACATCGAGTGCTTCATGAATGATATCGACGTCTCAAGCAAACTCAACAG GGCTCAGTTTGAAGAGATGTGTGCTGATGTTTTAGCCCGAGTGGAGCCTCCGCTGCGCAGTCTGTTGGAGCAAGCTC ATCTGAAGAAAGATGACATCCATGCTGTAGAAATAGTGGGCGGAGCCTCTAGAATGCCGGCCATCAAAGAAAGAATCAACAAGTTCTTTGGGAAGGAGCCGAGCACGACGCTGAACGCAGATGAGGCGGTGGCCAGAGGATGTGCCCTTCAG TGTGCCATCCTCTCGCCTGCTTTTAAAGTGCGTGAGTTTTCGGTAACGGACGTGGTTCCGTTTCCCATCTCTCTGAAGTGGAATTCTGCAGCTGAAGATGGAGTCAG CGACTGTGAGGTCTTCCCGAAGAACCATGCTTCACCTTTCTCCAAAGTCCTGACATTTTACAGGAGAGAGCCGTTCTCTTTGGAAGCGTATTACAACTGTCCTAAAGAGCTCCCTTATCCAGATCCCACAatag GCCAGTACGTGATCCAGAAGGTGATTCCCCAGGCCTCAGGCGAGAGTTCAAAGGTGAAGGTGAAGGTGCGAGTCAATCTCCACGGGATCTTCAGTGTGTCCAGTGCTTCTCTAGTGGAGGTGCAGAAATCTGAGGAACAAGAGGAGAGCATGGACACGGAGCAgagcacagagaaagagaatgag AGCAAAATGCAGGTTGATCCAGATGAACAAAAGACTCCAGCGACCGGAGAACaggaaaatggagagaaaaaagcTGGAACAGAGGAAATGGAG ACATCAGTAGAGGAAGGCAAACAGGAGAAGAAATCAGATCAGCCTCCACAAGCCAAAAAGGCCAAAGTGAAAACTAAGGTCCTGGATCTGCCCATTGAGAACAACCCACAGTGGCAGCTTGCTAATGACATGCTCAACCTGTTCGTGGAGAGCGAG GGTAAGATGATCATGCAGGACAAGCTCGAGAAGGAGAGGAACGATGCCAAGAACTATGTGGAGGAGTACGTGTACGAGATGAGGGACAAACTGCACGGGATATTCGAGAAGTTCGTCGACGAGAGC GACAGAGATGCTCTCTCATTAAAACTGGAGGACACTGAGGTCTGGCTGTACGAGGACGGTGAAGACCAGCCTAAACAAGTATACATTGACAAACTAGTTGATCTGAAG AGTCTCGGCCAACCTATTCAAGACAGATACACAGAGTTTGAGGAGAGACCCAAGGCTTTCGATGAGTTGGGCAGACAGCTGCAGCAATACATGAAGATTGTAGAGGCCTACAAAACCAAG GAAGAGCAGTATGACCATCTGGAGGAGGCGGAGGTTCAGAAGGTGGACAGGATGGTGAACGACGTGATGATCTGGATGAACAGTAAAATGAACCAGCAGAGTAAACAGAGTCTCGCCTTGGAGCCTGTGGTGAAGACGACAGAGATTCAGGCCAAAACACGG GAGCTGTTCTCCACTTGCAATCCCATTGTGTCCAAACCTAAACCCAAAGTGGACCTGCCAAAAGAGGAGAACCCCTCAGAACCGAACGGGCCGGTCAATACACAAGAAAACCCTGAAGCCCAGTCCGGCGGCACAGAGCAAGCGACTGCAGACACCGCAGAAACCAAGCCAGACATGGACCTCGATTAA